From a single Rosa rugosa chromosome 7, drRosRugo1.1, whole genome shotgun sequence genomic region:
- the LOC133722622 gene encoding senescence-specific cysteine protease SAG12-like, which translates to MAYQRMNLVFILALFTTLGTLASQATSRALCEASIAQKHEQWMAKHGRVYPDNAEKQRRCDIFSKNVEFVEKFNNEGNKSYKLSINKFSDMTNEEFLTHHTGYKIPTTLSSTSSDFSYQSLAATGIPARVDWREQQAVTPIKDQARCGACWAFTVVAAVEGLTKIKTGRLISLSEQQLVDCDHQSSGCMGGSLLSAYSYVIQNGGLTREENYRYQGTDKGTCDTNKESQHAAHITGYVRVPSNSENDLLKAVSMQPVSIGISAYGMDFQHYNIGVFSGSCGTNLNHAVTAIGYGTTAGGIPYWLIKNSWGTDWGESGYMRILRNSNSPQGMCGLAMNNFYPTA; encoded by the exons ATGGCTTACCAACGCATGAACCTTGTCTTTATTCTTGCCCTATTCACCACCTTGGGGACTTTGGCTTCTCAAGCCACATCCCGAGCATTGTGTGAAGCTTCAATTGCTCAAAAACATGAGCAATGGATGGCAAAGCACGGACGCGTTTATCCCGATAATGCAGAGAAGCAACGGCGCTGCGACATCTTCAGCAAGAATGTTGAATTCGTAGAGAAGTTCAACAATGAAGGGAATAAGTCTTACAAGTTGAGCATCAACAAGTTTTCTGATATGACCAACGAAGAATTCTTGACACATCATACCGGATACAAAATTCCCACCACCTTAAGTTCAACCTCTTCCGATTTTAGCTACCAAAGTTTGGCTGCTACTGGTATTCCAGCTAGGGTGGACTGGAGGGAACAACAGGCTGTCACCCCCATAAAGGATCAAGCTAGATGCG GCGCTTGCTGGGCATTTACAGTAGTAGCAGCTGTGGAAGGGCTAACCAAAATCAAAACTGGCCGGTTGATCTCACTCTCCGAGCAGCAACTTGTGGACTGCGATCATCAGAGCTCTGGGTGCATGGGTGGTAGCTTACTATCCGCCTATTCCTACGTAATACAAAACGGAGGACTCACTCGTGAAGAAAATTACCGATACCAGGGCACGGACAAGGGAACATGCGACACTAACAAGGAAAGTCAGCATGCTGCACACATCACTGGTTATGTACGCGTCCCTTCCAATAGTGAAAACGATCTACTCAAGGCTGTGTCCATGCAACCAGTCTCGATTGGCATTTCTGCTTATGGAATGGACTTCCAGCACTACAACATCGGGGTGTTCTCCGGCAGTTGTGGGACAAACCTCAACCACGCCGTCACAGCCATCGGCTACGGGACAACTGCAGGTGGAATCCCCTATTGGTTAATAAAGAACTCATGGGGCACGGATTGGGGTGAAAGTGGGTATATGAGAATTCTTAGAAACAGTAATTCCCCACAAGGTATGTGCGGCCTTGCTATGAATAATTTTTATCCGACTGCATAA
- the LOC133720279 gene encoding uncharacterized protein LOC133720279: MVGKCCCIVIGLIFGLFVLAGVSILVYFLVIAKSMHNTLVHYAVTDASLTKFDLTANNTFLDYNLTLKLNLENRSPLDYNFDLLEAVPVFKSQNLNDMTNLSKPFYLEHKTNVTFPALFAGNHSVALGAQEAFDFGKADVFDIVLKINSEYWAKSDSKKVSLKQEMACYLKVPLNSNGTNAGESFQITKCEKTELDINKD, from the coding sequence ATGGTCGGGAAGTGTTGTTGTATCGTGATTGGCCTCATTTTCGGACTTTTTGTTTTGGCCGGCGTCTCCATTTTAGTGTACTTTCTCGTAATTGCCAAGAGCATGCATAATACGTTGGTCCATTATGCGGTCACCGATGCCTCCCTGACCAAGTTCGACCTCACCGCCAATAACACCTTCCTCGACTACAACCTTACCCTCAAACTAAACCTTGAAAACCGTAGCCCCTTGGATTACAACTTCGACCTATTGGAGGCCGTGCCGGTTTTCAAGAGCCAAAACCTAAATGACATGACCAATCTTTCGAAGCCTTTCTACCTAGAACACAAGACCAATGTGACATTCCCGGCATTGTTTGCCGGGAACCACTCGGTGGCTCTCGGGGCTCAGGAGGCTTTTGATTTCGGGAAAGCTGATGTCTTTGATATTGTTTTGAAGATTAACAGTGAGTATTGGGCTAAGAGTGATTCGAAGAAGGTTAGTCTGAAGCAGGAGATGGCATGCTACTTGAAGGTCCCTCTGAATTCCAACGGAACAAATGCTGGTGAGAGTTTTCAGATTACCAAGTGCGAGAAAACTGAACTCGACATCAACAAGGACTAG
- the LOC133722623 gene encoding uncharacterized protein LOC133722623 — MAGIGGRSILSQLLLILLSFSIPSFSVAYRAGDIVPMSKMGLYHSMKTDWHDMIGRHCPIFAVNREVLVPIAKPMGYTGADAYKISFQVGREKFLIPWLYLINRKSSEVPMIDVHLRYSGSDLHGVTAKVVDMPHHYVEIHPDIRKQFWDPQNWPKHVLVRYTWEEQSEIDVTSGFYVLFGSGLTLSFILSIYVLQSSRDKFARFVMERVAESNMPAGGVAKVE; from the exons ATGGCGGGAATCGGAGGGAGATCGATTCTCTCTCAATTGCTTCTGATTCTCTTGTCTTTCTCCATCCCCAGTTTCTCTGTTGCTTACAGAGCAGGTGACATCGTCCCCATGAGCAAGATGGGCCTGTACCACTCT aTGAAAACCGACTGGCACGACATGATCGGTCGACATTGCCCAATCTTCGCTGTGAATCGTGAG GTGTTGGTTCCTATTGCGAAGCCGATGGGTTACACTGGCGCTGATGCCTACAAAAT ATCATTTCAAGTTGGGAGAGAAAAGTTTTTGATTCCATGGCTTTATCTGATAAATCGTAAAAGCTCAGAGGTTCCAATGATTGATGTGCATTTG AGATACTCCGGAAGTGATTTGCATGGTGTCACCGCTAAAGTTGTGGATATGCCTCACCACT ATGTAGAAATTCATCCAGATATTCGTAAACAATTTTGGGATCCACAGAACTGGCCAAAGCATGTGCTGGTCAGATATACATG GGAGGAACAATCAGAGATAGACGTGACTTCTGGATTTTACGTACTATTTGGATCAG GTCTCACACTCTCTTTTATTCTCTCAATATACGTCTTGCAATCATCACGGGACAAATTCGCAAG GTTTGTGATGGAGAGAGTTGCAGAAAGCAACATGCCTGCTGGAGGTGTGGCAAAGGTTGAATGA